In the Vicinamibacterales bacterium genome, one interval contains:
- the ffh gene encoding signal recognition particle protein: MFDALSNRLQDVFQSIKGETRLTEATVENVLREIRMALLEADVNFKVVKAFVDRVRDRAMDQAVLKSLTPSQQVIKIVRDELLALFGDAKGGLTESSARPRVILMLGLQGSGKTTTTGKLAKWLVKQGRHPIVVSTDVRRPAAIQQLAIVAAQAGVRVHDPVGNMDPVSRAKSALAEARAVGNDVVIVDTAGRLHIDDELMKELVAIKDVSGPTDLLYVADAMTGQDAIKSAGEFNAQIGVTGVVLTKIDGDARGGAALSVVSVVGVPIAFVGSGEKLEDLEPFHADRFVSRMLGMGDVLSLIEKAEEVIDRGDAEKLEAKIRKGGFTLEDFRDQLRMLKRMGPLEKIMGMLPGMGGMKELAGQKPDEKQLSRIEAIINSMTPAERKQADILDGSRRKRVAKGSGTTVEDVNRLLKQFVEMQRMLKMVGQMTGDPIAAAPKKKKRKGPFSLMK; encoded by the coding sequence ATGTTCGACGCGCTCAGCAATCGCCTCCAGGACGTCTTCCAGTCCATCAAGGGAGAAACACGTCTCACCGAGGCGACGGTGGAGAACGTCCTCCGGGAAATCCGGATGGCGTTGCTCGAGGCCGACGTCAACTTCAAGGTCGTCAAGGCATTCGTCGATCGCGTGCGCGATCGGGCGATGGATCAGGCGGTTCTCAAGAGCCTGACACCGAGCCAGCAGGTCATCAAGATCGTTCGGGATGAACTGCTCGCCCTGTTCGGGGATGCCAAGGGCGGCCTGACGGAATCGTCGGCCCGGCCGCGCGTGATTTTGATGCTCGGGCTCCAGGGCTCGGGCAAGACGACGACGACGGGCAAGCTGGCCAAGTGGCTGGTGAAGCAGGGGCGCCACCCGATTGTCGTCTCGACCGACGTGCGGCGGCCGGCGGCCATCCAGCAGCTGGCCATCGTCGCGGCGCAGGCCGGCGTGCGGGTGCACGACCCGGTCGGGAACATGGACCCGGTGTCGCGCGCCAAGAGCGCGCTCGCCGAGGCCAGGGCGGTCGGCAACGACGTGGTCATCGTCGACACGGCGGGCCGGCTGCACATCGACGACGAGCTCATGAAGGAGCTGGTCGCGATCAAGGACGTGTCGGGGCCGACCGACCTGCTCTACGTCGCGGATGCGATGACCGGGCAGGACGCGATCAAGAGCGCGGGCGAGTTCAACGCGCAGATCGGCGTCACCGGCGTGGTCCTGACGAAGATCGACGGCGACGCGCGCGGTGGCGCGGCGCTCTCGGTGGTGTCGGTGGTCGGTGTGCCGATTGCGTTTGTCGGCAGCGGCGAGAAGCTCGAAGACCTCGAGCCGTTCCACGCCGACCGGTTCGTGTCGCGCATGCTCGGCATGGGCGACGTGCTGTCGCTGATCGAGAAGGCCGAAGAGGTCATCGACCGGGGCGACGCCGAGAAGCTGGAAGCGAAGATCCGCAAGGGCGGATTTACGCTGGAAGACTTCCGCGATCAGCTGCGCATGCTGAAGCGGATGGGCCCGCTCGAGAAGATCATGGGCATGCTGCCCGGCATGGGCGGCATGAAGGAACTGGCCGGCCAGAAGCCGGACGAGAAGCAGCTCTCGCGCATCGAGGCGATCATCAACTCGATGACGCCGGCGGAGCGGAAGCAGGCGGACATCCTCGATGGGAGCCGCCGCAAGCGCGTGGCGAAGGGCAGCGGCACGACGGTGGAAGACGTCAACCGGCTGCTCAAGCAGTTCGTGGAAATGCAGCGGATGCTGAAGATGGTGGGGCAGATGACGGGCGACCCCATCGCCGCGGCGCCGAAGAAGAAGAAGCGCAAAGGCCCGTTCAGTCTGATGAAGTAA
- a CDS encoding bifunctional 3,4-dihydroxy-2-butanone-4-phosphate synthase/GTP cyclohydrolase II, translating to MRQIKIAKGARSKTPFAAVESAVAAIRRGEMVIVVDDEDRENEGDLTIAAEHVTPEVINFMMTHGRGLICMPMTAARLDELSIPLQVPQQMNSTQFETAFCIGIEAKRGTSTGISAHDRATTVLAAIDPTTKAADLARPGHVFPLRAREGGVLVRAGQTEAAVDLARMAGLTPAGVICEIAKADGTMARVPELVKFARKHKLLMITVADLIRHRMQTEGLVEKVAEAELPTEYGPFRIHAYNSLIDGMTHIALVAGDITSGRDVLVRVHSKCLTGDVFHSARCDCGDQLDAAMRRIAAEGRGVLLYLNQEGRGIGLANKIRAYFLQDQGLDTVEANERLGFKPDQRDYGIGAQILRNLGVRTMRLLTNNPRKFVGLQGYGLAVSSTLPLEIAASDTTRKYLKVKKEKLGHRLTSV from the coding sequence ATGAGACAGATCAAGATCGCCAAAGGGGCCAGGTCGAAGACGCCGTTTGCGGCCGTCGAGTCGGCGGTGGCCGCGATCCGTCGCGGCGAGATGGTCATTGTCGTCGACGACGAAGACCGCGAGAACGAAGGCGACCTGACGATCGCCGCCGAGCACGTCACGCCCGAAGTGATCAACTTCATGATGACCCACGGCCGCGGCTTGATCTGCATGCCGATGACCGCGGCCCGCCTCGACGAGCTGAGCATCCCGCTGCAGGTCCCGCAGCAGATGAACTCGACGCAGTTCGAGACCGCCTTCTGCATCGGCATCGAGGCCAAGCGCGGAACCTCCACCGGCATTTCGGCCCACGACCGCGCCACCACCGTGCTGGCCGCCATCGACCCCACGACCAAGGCGGCGGACCTGGCGCGTCCCGGCCACGTGTTCCCGCTGCGCGCCCGCGAAGGCGGCGTGCTGGTGCGCGCGGGGCAGACCGAAGCGGCCGTGGACCTGGCGCGCATGGCGGGGCTGACGCCGGCCGGCGTGATCTGCGAGATCGCCAAGGCCGACGGCACCATGGCGCGGGTGCCCGAGCTGGTGAAGTTCGCGCGCAAGCACAAGCTGCTCATGATCACCGTGGCCGATTTGATCCGGCACCGGATGCAGACCGAAGGCCTGGTTGAGAAGGTCGCGGAAGCGGAGCTGCCGACCGAATACGGGCCCTTCCGCATCCACGCCTACAACAGCCTGATCGACGGCATGACCCACATTGCCCTGGTCGCCGGCGACATCACCAGCGGCCGCGACGTGCTGGTCCGCGTGCACTCGAAGTGCCTCACCGGGGATGTCTTCCACTCGGCCCGGTGTGATTGCGGCGACCAGCTCGATGCCGCCATGCGGCGCATTGCGGCCGAGGGCCGCGGCGTGCTGCTGTATCTCAACCAGGAAGGGCGGGGCATTGGCCTCGCCAACAAGATTCGGGCCTATTTCCTCCAGGATCAGGGTCTCGACACGGTGGAAGCCAACGAGCGCCTGGGGTTCAAACCCGACCAGCGCGACTACGGCATTGGCGCCCAGATCCTCAGGAATCTGGGGGTCAGGACCATGAGGCTGCTCACCAACAATCCCCGCAAGTTCGTGGGCCTGCAAGGGTACGGCCTCGCCGTGTCGTCCACGCTGCCGCTGGAGATTGCGGCCTCCGACACGACCCGCAAGTACCTGAAGGTCAAGAAGGAGAAGCTCGGCCACCGCCTCACGTCGGTTTGA
- a CDS encoding riboflavin synthase: protein MFTGIVEAVGTLSEVKGTGDGHRVRIHTPLASQMKLGDSLAVNGVCLTVILIDGEHVLADVGPETARVTTFGSLQRGQAVNLERPLRFDGRMDGHFVLGHVDGVGTIEDARPEAESHWLTIGFPPALAAYFIRKGSVAVDGISLTVAGLGERQFDVQVVPYTWANTTLKSLRAGDKVNLECDMIGKYVVRAMELRKS from the coding sequence ATGTTTACGGGCATCGTTGAGGCGGTCGGCACGCTGTCGGAGGTGAAGGGCACCGGCGACGGGCATCGCGTGCGGATTCACACCCCGCTGGCCTCGCAGATGAAACTGGGCGACAGCCTGGCCGTGAACGGCGTCTGCCTCACGGTGATCCTGATCGACGGCGAGCACGTGCTGGCCGACGTTGGGCCCGAAACCGCCCGCGTCACCACCTTCGGGTCCCTGCAGCGCGGTCAGGCCGTGAACCTCGAACGGCCGCTGCGCTTCGACGGCCGGATGGATGGCCACTTCGTGCTCGGGCACGTGGACGGCGTCGGCACCATCGAAGACGCGCGTCCGGAGGCCGAATCGCATTGGCTGACCATCGGCTTTCCGCCGGCGCTGGCGGCCTACTTCATCCGCAAGGGTTCGGTCGCGGTGGACGGAATCAGCCTCACGGTGGCCGGACTGGGCGAACGCCAGTTCGATGTCCAGGTGGTGCCCTACACGTGGGCGAACACCACGCTGAAGTCGCTGCGCGCCGGGGACAAGGTCAACCTCGAGTGCGACATGATCGGGAAGTACGTCGTGCGGGCAATGGAACTCAGGAAATCATGA
- the ribD gene encoding bifunctional diaminohydroxyphosphoribosylaminopyrimidine deaminase/5-amino-6-(5-phosphoribosylamino)uracil reductase RibD, producing the protein MVSDADYMRRALFHARRAEGVTTPNPMVGAVVVTADGVVVGQGRHPRAGDPHAEVFALEEAGARARGASLYVTLEPCCHHGRTGPCTSRIIDAGVARVVAAMQDPNPLVSGTGFERLRAHGIQVDVGLLGNEAARLNRAFAIVQTEGRPMVIVKAATSLDSKIAAAPGVRTPLTSGEANRRTQRLRGAVDAVAVGSGTVLADDPLLTARDCFRLRSLARVVFDRRLRTPPTARLFSTLDAGPVIIMTTAIAAARERDRVHALEAAGATVVDGTGDLRTDVRALLAWDISTLLLEGGGAMHAAAWQAGIVDRMHVIVAPTILGEQGARFFDGIPVPLSQLIPVRVETLGPDAWMESDVYGHR; encoded by the coding sequence ATGGTGAGCGACGCGGACTACATGCGCCGTGCGTTGTTCCACGCCCGCCGGGCCGAGGGCGTGACCACGCCCAACCCGATGGTCGGCGCCGTCGTGGTCACCGCTGACGGCGTGGTGGTGGGGCAGGGCCGGCATCCCCGCGCTGGAGACCCGCACGCCGAGGTCTTCGCGCTGGAAGAGGCCGGCGCGCGCGCGCGCGGCGCGTCGCTCTACGTGACGCTCGAGCCGTGCTGCCATCATGGCCGGACTGGACCGTGCACGAGCCGGATCATTGACGCCGGCGTGGCCCGCGTGGTCGCGGCCATGCAGGATCCCAATCCGCTGGTCAGCGGCACGGGCTTTGAGCGGTTGCGGGCGCACGGCATCCAGGTGGACGTCGGCCTGCTCGGGAATGAGGCGGCTCGCCTGAATCGCGCCTTCGCCATCGTCCAGACCGAGGGCCGCCCGATGGTCATCGTGAAGGCGGCCACGAGCCTGGACTCGAAGATCGCGGCTGCGCCCGGCGTGCGCACGCCGCTGACCTCGGGCGAGGCCAACCGGCGCACGCAGCGCCTGCGCGGCGCGGTCGATGCCGTGGCCGTCGGGTCCGGCACGGTGCTGGCCGACGATCCGCTCCTGACTGCACGGGACTGCTTTCGGTTGCGTTCCCTGGCCCGCGTCGTGTTCGACCGCCGGCTCCGGACCCCGCCCACCGCCCGGCTCTTCTCGACGCTCGACGCCGGGCCGGTCATAATAATGACGACGGCAATCGCAGCCGCGCGTGAGCGCGATCGCGTCCACGCGCTCGAGGCGGCCGGCGCCACGGTCGTGGACGGCACCGGGGATCTCCGCACCGATGTGCGCGCCCTGCTGGCCTGGGACATCTCCACCCTGCTGCTCGAGGGTGGCGGGGCCATGCACGCGGCCGCCTGGCAGGCCGGCATCGTCGATCGCATGCACGTGATTGTGGCGCCCACCATACTGGGTGAGCAGGGCGCCAGGTTCTTCGACGGAATACCGGTCCCATTGTCGCAGCTGATACCAGTGCGTGTTGAGACACTCGGGCCGGACGCTTGGATGGAATCAGATGTTTACGGGCATCGTTGA
- the ftsY gene encoding signal recognition particle-docking protein FtsY: MGLFDKLKQGLQRTTQQLVGKFEDIVRRADSADARTRDVDVETAEALEEVLLMADVGVAATTEIVSAVSRRQRRGESLRDLVKQEMLRVFEATPATPPPTARPHVVLIVGVNGVGKTTTIGKLANQMKRDGLSPLICAADTFRAAAVDQLQIWADRAGVDMVRAREGSDPAAVVFDAVTAAKARQRDVVLVDTAGRLHTRTNLMNELDKIRRVASREVPGAPHEVLLILDATVGQNGLAQAREFTAVAGVTGIVLTKLDGTAKGGIAVAIAHDLKLPIRYVGVGEAVDDLLPFSPREYVDAIFQEKW, from the coding sequence ATGGGACTGTTTGACAAGTTGAAGCAGGGGCTGCAGCGGACCACGCAGCAGCTCGTGGGCAAGTTCGAAGACATCGTCCGCAGGGCCGATTCCGCGGACGCGCGCACGCGCGACGTCGACGTGGAAACCGCCGAGGCGCTCGAAGAGGTGCTGTTGATGGCCGACGTCGGCGTCGCCGCCACGACCGAGATCGTATCGGCGGTCAGCCGGCGCCAGCGCCGCGGCGAGAGCCTGCGAGACCTCGTGAAGCAGGAAATGCTGCGGGTGTTCGAAGCGACGCCGGCGACGCCGCCGCCCACCGCCAGGCCGCACGTGGTGCTGATTGTCGGCGTCAACGGCGTCGGCAAGACCACCACCATCGGCAAGCTCGCGAACCAGATGAAGCGCGACGGCCTGTCGCCGCTGATTTGCGCGGCCGACACGTTCCGCGCCGCGGCCGTGGATCAGCTGCAGATCTGGGCCGACCGGGCCGGCGTGGACATGGTTCGCGCCCGCGAAGGCTCGGATCCGGCCGCCGTGGTGTTCGACGCCGTCACGGCCGCGAAGGCACGCCAGCGCGACGTGGTGCTGGTGGACACCGCCGGACGCCTGCATACGCGCACCAACCTGATGAACGAGCTCGACAAGATCCGCCGCGTCGCCAGCCGCGAAGTCCCCGGCGCGCCGCACGAGGTCCTGCTCATCCTCGACGCGACCGTCGGCCAGAACGGCCTGGCGCAGGCGCGCGAGTTCACCGCCGTGGCTGGCGTCACCGGCATCGTGCTCACCAAGCTCGACGGCACGGCCAAGGGCGGCATCGCCGTCGCGATCGCCCACGACCTCAAGCTCCCCATTCGCTACGTCGGTGTCGGGGAGGCGGTCGATGACCTGCTGCCGTTCTCGCCGCGCGAGTACGTGGACGCCATCTTCCAAGAGAAATGGTGA
- a CDS encoding NAD(P)H-dependent glycerol-3-phosphate dehydrogenase, producing the protein MTHTIGVLGSGSWGTALGVHLAHTGHDVRLWARDAALADHMVATRTNALYLPGIELPPALQPTSVLADAVTGAEFVVMAVPSHGLRAVARAASALVPDSCTLVSAAKGLEEGSLLRLSEVMRAEFPAGCSIVVLSGPSFAIELARELPTAMVAAGESSAAVEMIQAHFRSQALRLYGSSDVVGVEIGGALKNVIAIAAGVVEGLGLGHNALAALITRGLAEISRLAVCLGGQRDTLSGLAGLGDLVLTCTGDLSRNRQVGIALARGESLADILARTKMVAEGVRTTEAALALSARVGIELPIAQEMSDVLAGRTDPRDAIRNLMGRKQKLEHV; encoded by the coding sequence ATGACACACACCATCGGGGTGTTGGGATCGGGAAGTTGGGGAACCGCGCTCGGCGTGCACCTGGCCCACACCGGCCACGACGTGCGCCTGTGGGCGCGCGATGCCGCGCTCGCGGACCACATGGTGGCGACGCGAACCAACGCGCTGTACCTGCCCGGCATCGAGCTGCCGCCGGCGTTGCAGCCCACCAGCGTGCTGGCCGACGCCGTCACCGGCGCGGAGTTCGTGGTGATGGCGGTGCCGTCGCACGGCTTGCGCGCCGTCGCGCGGGCCGCCAGCGCGCTGGTGCCGGACAGCTGCACGCTGGTGAGCGCCGCCAAGGGCCTTGAAGAAGGGTCCTTGCTGCGCCTGTCGGAAGTGATGCGCGCGGAGTTCCCGGCCGGGTGCAGCATCGTGGTGCTGTCGGGACCGAGCTTCGCGATTGAACTGGCGCGCGAGTTGCCGACGGCGATGGTCGCGGCGGGCGAGTCGTCGGCCGCGGTCGAGATGATCCAGGCGCACTTCCGCTCGCAGGCGCTGCGGCTCTACGGCAGCAGCGATGTCGTGGGAGTGGAGATCGGCGGCGCCTTGAAGAATGTCATCGCCATCGCCGCGGGCGTGGTGGAAGGGCTCGGCCTCGGGCACAACGCGCTGGCGGCGCTGATCACGCGCGGGCTGGCCGAGATTTCGCGCCTGGCGGTGTGCCTCGGCGGGCAGCGTGACACCTTGTCCGGCCTCGCCGGTCTGGGCGACCTGGTGCTCACCTGCACCGGCGACCTCAGCCGCAATCGGCAGGTCGGCATCGCCCTGGCGCGCGGCGAGTCGCTCGCCGACATCCTGGCGCGCACCAAGATGGTGGCCGAGGGCGTCCGCACCACCGAGGCCGCGCTGGCGTTGAGCGCGCGCGTCGGCATCGAACTCCCAATCGCCCAGGAAATGTCGGACGTGCTCGCGGGGCGGACCGACCCGCGCGATGCCATTCGCAACCTCATGGGCCGCAAGCAGAAGCTGGAACACGTGTAG